One part of the Macaca mulatta isolate MMU2019108-1 chromosome 6, T2T-MMU8v2.0, whole genome shotgun sequence genome encodes these proteins:
- the DRD1 gene encoding D(1A) dopamine receptor, which yields MRTLNTSAMDGTGLVVERDFSVRILTACFLSLLILSTLLGNTLVCAAVIRFRHLRSKVTNFFVISLAVSDLLVAVLVMPWKAVAEIAGFWPFGSFCNIWVAFDIMCSTASILNLCVISVDRYWAISSPFRYERKMTPKAAFILISVAWTLSVLISFIPVQLSWHKAKPTSPSDGNATSLAETIDNCDSSLSRTYAISSSVISFYIPVAIMIVTYTRIYRIAQKQIRRIAALERAAVHAKNCQTTTGNGKPVECSQPESSFKMSFKRETKVLKTLSVIMGVFVCCWLPFFILNCILPFCGSGETQPFCIDSITFDVFVWFGWANSSLNPIIYAFNADFRKAFSTLLGCYRLCPATNNAIETVSINNNGAAMFSSHHEPRGSISKECNLVYLIPHAVGSSEDLKKEEAAGIARPLEKLSPALSVILDYDTDVSLEKIQPITQNGQHPT from the coding sequence ATGAGGACTCTGAACACCTCTGCCATGGACGGGACTGGGCTGGTGGTGGAGAGGGACTTCTCTGTTCGTATCCTCACTGCCTGTTTCCTGTCGCTGCTCATCCTGTCCACGCTCCTGGGGAACACGCTGGTCTGTGCTGCCGTTATCAGGTTCCGACACCTGCGGTCCAAGGTTACCAACTTCTTTGTCATCTCCTTGGCCGTGTCAGACCTCTTGGTGGCCGTCTTGGTCATGCCCTGGAAAGCAGTGGCTGAGATTGCTGGCTTCTGGCCCTTTGGGTCCTTCTGTAACATCTGGGTGGCCTTTGACATCATGTGCTCCACCGCGTCCATCCTCAACCTCTGTGTGATCAGCGTGGACAGGTACTGGGCTATCTCCAGCCCTTTCCGGTATGAGAGAAAGATGACCCCCAAGGCAGCCTTCATCCTGATCAGTGTGGCATGGACCTTGTCTGTACTCATCTCCTTCATCCCAGTGCAGCTCAGCTGGCACAAGGCAAAACCCACCAGCCCCTCTGATGGGAATGCCACTTCCCTGGCTGAGACCATAGACAACTGTGATTCCAGCCTCAGCAGGACATATGCCATCTCATCCTCTGTAATAAGTTTTTACATCCCTGTGGCCATCATGATTGTCACGTACACCAGGATCTACAGGATTGCTCAGAAACAAATACGGCGCATTGCGGCCTTGGAGAGGGCAGCAGTCCATGCCAAGAATTGCCAGACCACCACAGGTAATGGAAAGCCTGTCGAATGTTCTCAACCGGAAAGTTCTTTTAAGATGTCCTTCAAAAGAGAAACTAAAGTCCTGAAGACTCTGTCAGTGATCATGGGCGTGTTTGTGTGCTGTTGGCTACCTTTCTTCATCCTGAACTGCATTTTGCCGTTCTGCGGGTCTGGGGAGACGCAGCCCTTCTGCATCGATTCCATCACCTTTGACGTGTTTGTGTGGTTTGGGTGGGCTAATTCATCCTTGAACCCCATCATTTATGCCTTTAATGCTGATTTTCGGAAGGCATTTTCAACCCTCTTAGGATGCTACAGACTTTGCCCGGCGACAAATAATGCCATAGAGACGGTGAGTATCAATAACAATGGGGCCGCGATGTTTTCCAGCCATCACGAGCCACGAGGTTCTATCTCCAAGGAGTGCAATCTGGTTTACCTGATCCCACATGCTGTGGGCTCCTCTGAGGACCTGAAAAAGGAGGAGGCAGCTGGAATCGCCAGACCCTTGGAGAAGCTGTCCCCAGCCCTATCGGTCATATTGGACTATGACACTGACGTCTCTCTGGAGAAGATCCAACCCATCACACAAAACGGACAGCACCCAACTTGA